A portion of the Shewanella sp. SNU WT4 genome contains these proteins:
- a CDS encoding TonB-dependent receptor — translation MSTQTAVSKAVRLSLFALVSSSVANIAQAETEQNENNLERIEVTGSRIQRTDMETSSPVTVISKAEIDASGVATVSDFVRNLSQNSFGSFRDASGFGAGQSSQSTVSMRGLGPQRTLLLIDGRRMGSSVAFGGGTQNLNVVPMAAVERIEVLRDGASAVYGSDAVAGVINIITKKEYQGVEVDAEQGITEHGGAENSNLRMTFGVSGDKTNMVASVEYFNRSPLYDRDRDFSSHLDSSWGWPGTGSYTDGSKPKVDKEGKPVLDANGKPVYETVSFADARCDGSENSSLITDNKGNKICAYNAAQDSATMAAQERFSTFFKVDHELTADINWTNRLMMTRVWTEGQYAGAPNSNNPVLKHTSENSDIYLATVDKYGSQWLKDEVAAGRYVDIALKMRTTPLGPRITKVQDSDINFLTALDGYSDVLGGMTWGLGAQWIRSDVSSVQSGAANATVIQELLDNGKLDYFAAGSGYVEGHNEEAIQAAGHTALFNGRVQTYGVDGGFSIDLFDIPNGTIPLALGFEWNRTEYEKIYDLASNQGNIVGSSGGDIITGKSREVWSLSAETIIPVLDNLDVELSARFDDYSDFGSTFNPKAGISYRPFDSLLLRASYGTGFRAPTFDDLYTGQSETFLWASDWASCAGSSTCDKKQYKAFYQGNEDLEPEESTSLSMGMVWNITDELDVELSYYDIQIDNVISTLSSQDVFNLERDGYDVSGMLFRENNGDVNHLLLQKLNLGELKTRGIDFNVRYLLPTQVGDFNFGAETNYVLSWEAKDGPNSPMEDIVGETDQPQFRINLSSTWSHNEWEASLFARYTAEQEDAEYGKTDGQWIVDTQVGYYLPWNAKVNLGIRNLLDEEPPFNYEVGFPYYSTSLYDPIGREYYLRYNQKF, via the coding sequence ATGTCAACGCAAACAGCTGTATCTAAGGCAGTACGTCTTAGTTTGTTTGCTTTAGTTTCATCATCTGTGGCCAATATCGCCCAGGCTGAAACTGAGCAAAATGAAAATAATCTTGAACGCATTGAAGTCACTGGTTCACGCATTCAACGTACTGATATGGAAACCTCATCACCTGTGACCGTGATCAGCAAGGCTGAAATTGATGCTTCAGGTGTGGCGACTGTGTCTGATTTTGTACGTAATTTATCACAGAACAGTTTTGGTTCATTTCGTGATGCGTCAGGATTTGGTGCCGGTCAATCATCGCAATCAACTGTGAGTATGCGTGGTCTTGGCCCGCAGCGTACCTTGCTGTTGATTGATGGTCGCCGCATGGGGTCATCGGTGGCATTTGGCGGTGGTACTCAAAATCTTAACGTTGTGCCTATGGCTGCGGTGGAACGCATTGAAGTACTGCGTGATGGTGCTTCTGCGGTTTATGGCTCTGATGCTGTAGCAGGCGTAATTAACATTATCACCAAAAAAGAATACCAAGGCGTGGAAGTGGATGCTGAACAAGGCATTACTGAGCACGGCGGTGCGGAAAACAGTAACCTACGTATGACCTTTGGTGTGTCAGGTGACAAAACCAATATGGTCGCTTCAGTAGAATACTTTAATCGCTCTCCCTTGTATGACAGAGACAGAGATTTTAGTAGTCACTTAGATAGTTCTTGGGGCTGGCCTGGCACAGGTTCTTACACTGATGGTAGTAAGCCGAAAGTTGATAAGGAAGGAAAACCAGTACTTGATGCAAATGGTAAGCCTGTGTATGAAACGGTTTCCTTTGCTGATGCGCGCTGTGATGGCTCAGAAAATTCAAGCTTAATCACAGATAATAAAGGCAATAAAATTTGCGCATACAACGCCGCGCAAGACTCTGCCACTATGGCTGCGCAAGAACGTTTCTCGACTTTCTTTAAAGTGGATCATGAGCTCACCGCTGACATCAACTGGACTAACCGTCTGATGATGACTCGGGTGTGGACTGAAGGTCAGTATGCCGGCGCGCCAAACAGTAATAACCCAGTACTTAAACATACGAGTGAAAACTCAGACATCTATCTGGCAACGGTTGATAAATATGGCAGCCAATGGTTAAAGGATGAAGTGGCTGCTGGTCGCTATGTTGATATCGCGCTTAAAATGCGAACCACGCCGCTTGGGCCAAGGATCACTAAGGTTCAAGACTCAGATATTAACTTCTTAACCGCACTCGATGGTTATTCAGATGTGTTAGGCGGCATGACTTGGGGTTTGGGCGCGCAGTGGATCCGATCCGATGTAAGTTCTGTGCAATCAGGCGCGGCTAACGCCACTGTTATTCAAGAGTTATTAGATAACGGTAAGCTTGATTACTTTGCCGCGGGTAGCGGTTATGTTGAAGGTCATAATGAAGAGGCGATTCAGGCCGCAGGCCATACCGCGTTATTTAACGGCCGGGTGCAAACCTATGGTGTCGATGGCGGCTTTAGCATAGATCTGTTTGATATTCCCAATGGCACCATTCCATTAGCCTTAGGCTTTGAGTGGAACCGTACCGAATATGAAAAAATTTATGACTTAGCATCTAACCAAGGCAATATTGTCGGCAGCTCAGGTGGCGACATTATCACAGGTAAGAGTCGTGAAGTATGGTCATTATCGGCAGAAACCATTATTCCGGTATTGGATAATTTAGACGTGGAATTGTCGGCTCGTTTTGATGACTACAGCGATTTTGGTAGTACTTTCAATCCGAAAGCTGGTATTAGCTATCGCCCATTTGACTCGTTATTACTGCGCGCCTCTTATGGCACAGGCTTTAGAGCGCCAACCTTTGATGATTTGTACACAGGTCAGTCGGAAACCTTCCTATGGGCTTCAGATTGGGCATCATGCGCAGGCTCTTCAACCTGTGATAAGAAGCAATACAAGGCATTTTATCAGGGCAACGAAGACTTAGAGCCTGAAGAGTCAACCTCTTTGTCTATGGGAATGGTGTGGAATATCACTGATGAGTTAGATGTTGAACTCTCTTATTATGATATCCAAATAGATAATGTTATCAGCACCTTGTCATCACAAGATGTATTTAACTTAGAGCGCGATGGCTATGATGTTTCAGGAATGCTGTTCCGCGAGAATAATGGCGACGTTAACCATCTCTTATTGCAAAAACTGAATTTGGGTGAGTTAAAAACCCGCGGCATTGATTTCAACGTCCGTTACTTATTGCCAACCCAAGTGGGTGACTTTAACTTTGGCGCTGAGACCAATTATGTCTTGAGCTGGGAAGCTAAGGATGGCCCAAATTCGCCAATGGAAGATATCGTGGGTGAAACAGATCAACCGCAATTTAGGATAAATCTTAGCTCTACCTGGTCACATAATGAGTGGGAAGCATCTTTGTTTGCCCGTTATACCGCAGAGCAAGAAGATGCTGAATATGGCAAGACGGACGGTCAATGGATAGTCGATACGCAAGTAGGTTACTATTTACCATGGAATGCTAAAGTCAATCTTGGTATTCGTAATTTACTTGATGAAGAGCCGCCATTTAATTATGAAGTTGGTTTCCCTTATTACAGCACTAGCTTATATGACCCCATAGGGCGTGAATATTATCTGCGTTACAACCAGAAGTTTTAA
- a CDS encoding IS4 family transposase produces MQLSEALARTHINRHTEFTCLADVLEPDLIQSCLDSHGVASLRRRKLPMDAMIWAVIGMALFRGESVRSLINKLDIVLPQEVDYVARSAVTQARKRLGSDVVQDVFKRSAKTWHERAEHPHWCGLNLYGVDGVVWRTPDSEQNNQAFAKTANAAGDAAYPQIRMVCMMELSSHLVLNSAFDSVAVSEMNLAAELISSIPNNSLTLFDRGFYSLGLLHAWQQAQPNSHWLLPLKKGTQYEVVRSLGKHDQLVQLTTTPQARKKWPMLPDNIEARLLTKTVKGKLVSILTSLTDPLRYPGAEIVDLYAHRWEIEVGYREMKQHLLESRFTLRSQLPELVIQELWGVLLAYNLIRYKMVLMAKSLPSLHPNQLSFRDASSYIILKLTQLSSQTRGNVPRDVLDIVRNARQFKLDGKRDRAYPRALKMSKNKYPIKPKKNAVHTK; encoded by the coding sequence ATGCAACTTTCAGAAGCTTTGGCGCGTACTCATATCAATCGCCATACCGAATTCACCTGTCTGGCCGATGTGCTTGAGCCAGATTTAATTCAGTCGTGCCTTGATTCACATGGTGTTGCCAGTTTACGGCGACGTAAGTTACCTATGGATGCCATGATTTGGGCGGTGATTGGTATGGCTCTGTTCAGAGGCGAGTCCGTCCGCTCTCTCATCAATAAGCTTGATATCGTCTTACCTCAAGAGGTGGATTACGTGGCTCGCAGCGCTGTCACGCAAGCGCGCAAGCGCCTGGGCTCTGACGTTGTTCAGGATGTGTTTAAGCGAAGCGCCAAGACTTGGCATGAGAGAGCAGAGCATCCTCATTGGTGTGGACTCAACCTCTACGGTGTCGATGGTGTCGTGTGGCGAACACCTGATAGTGAGCAAAACAACCAGGCCTTTGCCAAAACCGCCAATGCTGCTGGTGATGCTGCCTATCCTCAAATTCGTATGGTTTGCATGATGGAATTAAGCAGTCACTTGGTATTGAACAGCGCCTTTGATTCTGTTGCTGTCAGTGAAATGAATTTAGCCGCCGAACTGATATCCAGCATACCCAATAACAGCCTGACGCTGTTTGACAGAGGCTTCTATTCGTTGGGGCTTTTGCACGCCTGGCAACAGGCTCAACCTAACAGCCACTGGCTGCTGCCGTTGAAGAAAGGGACACAATATGAAGTGGTACGCTCTTTAGGAAAACACGACCAACTGGTGCAGTTAACCACCACACCTCAAGCCAGAAAGAAGTGGCCTATGCTGCCTGACAATATTGAAGCTCGCTTACTGACGAAGACGGTAAAAGGTAAGTTGGTTTCAATTTTGACCTCATTAACTGACCCCTTGCGTTATCCGGGGGCCGAGATAGTGGATTTATATGCCCATCGATGGGAGATAGAAGTGGGCTATCGGGAGATGAAGCAGCATCTGCTGGAGAGTCGCTTTACGTTACGCAGTCAATTGCCAGAGCTGGTTATCCAAGAATTGTGGGGGGTACTGTTGGCCTATAACCTCATCAGATACAAGATGGTGTTGATGGCTAAAAGCTTACCGTCGTTACATCCGAACCAATTGAGCTTTAGAGATGCGTCGAGTTATATCATTTTAAAACTGACTCAGCTGTCATCTCAAACGCGAGGGAATGTCCCGAGAGATGTCTTGGACATAGTGCGTAATGCGAGACAGTTCAAGCTTGATGGGAAACGGGATAGGGCCTATCCACGTGCGTTAAAAATGAGTAAAAACAAGTATCCCATTAAGCCTAAGAAAAATGCCGTTCACACTAAGTGA
- a CDS encoding IS110 family transposase, with protein sequence MSTIKVIGIDLGKSSFHLVAHDYSGREQFRKHLSRAKLIEFLAQTPATIIAMESCGGSHWLARKCQSFGHEVKLIPPQYVKPYVKTNKNDYIDADAIAEASTRPSMRFVGVKTETAQVISVIQRIRSSYVKERTACMSRIGAILLEFGMSFPKGHSKMKSLFQWLAYSKESIPQMLMQELIEHHEYYLQLNERIAGQDNKLKQLVEQNEDAQLLKSIPGVGNLTASQCLADISDVGHFKNGRQLAAWIGLVPHQYSTGGKTTLLGISKRGNKALRTLFIHGARSILSRPEVAVAVFGEWILELRARKPFNVAVVALANKLVRIAWSVLSTKQAFEVRV encoded by the coding sequence ATGTCTACTATTAAAGTAATTGGGATCGATTTAGGCAAATCTTCTTTTCATCTTGTTGCTCATGACTATAGCGGTCGAGAGCAATTTCGAAAGCATTTATCTCGCGCAAAACTTATTGAGTTTTTAGCTCAAACACCCGCAACAATCATAGCCATGGAGTCATGTGGTGGCTCACATTGGCTCGCTCGAAAGTGCCAGTCTTTTGGGCACGAAGTTAAACTCATTCCTCCGCAGTACGTTAAACCTTACGTTAAAACTAATAAAAATGATTACATCGATGCTGATGCAATAGCGGAAGCATCAACACGCCCATCGATGCGCTTTGTTGGTGTTAAAACTGAAACTGCTCAGGTTATCTCAGTGATCCAACGTATTCGTTCTAGTTACGTAAAAGAGCGTACCGCGTGCATGTCCCGTATTGGAGCTATCTTGCTTGAATTTGGTATGAGCTTCCCTAAAGGGCATAGCAAGATGAAGAGCCTATTTCAATGGCTTGCTTATAGTAAAGAATCTATTCCTCAGATGTTAATGCAGGAGTTGATTGAGCATCACGAATACTATTTACAGCTTAATGAGCGTATTGCAGGTCAAGATAACAAGCTGAAACAGCTTGTCGAGCAAAATGAAGATGCTCAACTGCTTAAATCTATCCCAGGTGTGGGAAATTTAACCGCGAGTCAGTGTTTAGCGGATATCTCCGATGTGGGTCACTTTAAAAATGGACGACAGTTAGCCGCCTGGATAGGGCTTGTCCCACATCAATACTCAACTGGCGGCAAAACCACGCTTTTGGGGATAAGTAAGCGCGGCAACAAAGCGTTGAGGACGTTATTCATCCATGGTGCACGGTCGATTTTATCAAGGCCAGAGGTTGCAGTCGCTGTTTTTGGTGAATGGATTTTGGAGTTAAGAGCCAGAAAGCCATTTAACGTAGCGGTTGTCGCTTTGGCGAATAAGTTAGTGCGGATAGCGTGGTCAGTGTTATCGACCAAGCAAGCATTTGAAGTAAGAGTTTAA